One window of Hymenobacter sp. BRD128 genomic DNA carries:
- the rodA gene encoding rod shape-determining protein RodA produces the protein MSPVTTRSSRSLDWPLLLLYLVLVGLGWVAVYAASYSPDAPPHPLTALSFSELMAFNWFKQLLWIGTAAVLIVILLVVDYKAYDTLAYVLYGGMIALLLVTLVIARPIAGSRSWLEFGPVRLQPAEFAKFTTALAASRFMAGINLRNQNWRDQAVLAGLTLLPVALILASNETGQALVFAALLLAYFREGMSPIILLLLAAGGVILLLALLVPKLWLVGGFTVVLLVAFALNSRLWRHHLPLSISAWALVIGMVFGVDFFFNHVLQAHQRQRIEMLIDPGKDPLGKGWNVTQSKIALGSGGWFGKGFLNGTQTKFDFVPEQSTDFIFCTVGEEWGWTGCLVLISLYITLLWRILLVAERQKSVFGRTYGYCAASILFVHFTVNLGMTMGLMPVVGIPLPFFSYGGSSLWSFTILVFALLALDAHRKQDLLR, from the coding sequence ATGTCCCCCGTTACCACCCGTTCTTCGCGCAGCCTCGACTGGCCGCTGTTGCTGCTTTACCTGGTGCTGGTGGGCCTGGGCTGGGTGGCCGTGTACGCGGCCAGCTACTCGCCCGATGCGCCGCCGCACCCCCTCACCGCGCTCAGCTTTTCGGAGCTGATGGCCTTCAACTGGTTTAAGCAGCTGCTGTGGATAGGCACGGCGGCCGTGCTCATTGTTATCTTGCTAGTAGTTGATTATAAAGCGTATGACACGCTGGCCTACGTGCTCTACGGCGGCATGATAGCGCTGCTGCTCGTGACGCTGGTGATTGCGCGGCCCATTGCGGGCTCGCGCTCGTGGCTCGAGTTTGGGCCGGTGCGCCTGCAGCCGGCCGAGTTTGCCAAGTTTACGACGGCGCTGGCTGCCTCCCGCTTCATGGCCGGCATCAACCTGCGCAACCAGAACTGGCGCGACCAGGCCGTGCTGGCCGGCCTCACGCTGCTGCCGGTAGCCCTCATTCTGGCCTCGAATGAGACGGGGCAGGCGCTCGTATTTGCGGCGCTGCTGCTGGCGTATTTCCGCGAAGGCATGTCGCCGATTATTCTGCTGCTGCTGGCGGCGGGCGGCGTTATTCTGCTGCTAGCCCTGCTAGTGCCCAAGCTGTGGCTGGTGGGCGGCTTTACAGTAGTGCTGCTGGTTGCTTTTGCGCTCAACTCGCGCCTGTGGCGCCACCATTTGCCACTCAGTATTAGTGCCTGGGCGCTGGTAATCGGGATGGTGTTCGGCGTCGATTTCTTCTTCAACCACGTGTTGCAGGCCCACCAGCGGCAGCGCATCGAGATGCTCATCGACCCCGGCAAAGACCCGCTGGGCAAGGGCTGGAACGTGACGCAGAGCAAAATCGCCCTCGGCTCGGGCGGCTGGTTCGGCAAGGGCTTCCTCAACGGCACCCAGACCAAGTTCGACTTCGTGCCCGAGCAGAGCACCGACTTCATTTTCTGCACCGTGGGCGAGGAGTGGGGCTGGACGGGCTGCTTGGTGCTCATCAGCTTATACATCACCTTGTTGTGGCGCATTCTGCTGGTGGCCGAGCGCCAGAAATCGGTATTTGGGCGCACCTACGGCTACTGCGCGGCCAGCATCCTGTTCGTGCACTTCACCGTGAACCTGGGCATGACGATGGGCCTGATGCCGGTGGTAGGCATTCCGCTGCCGTTTTTCAGCTACGGCGGCTCGTCGCTGTGGTCGTTCACCATCCTGGTGTTTGCCCTGCTCGCCCTCGACGCCCACCGCAAGCAGGATTTGCTGCGCTAG
- a CDS encoding DUF86 domain-containing protein — protein MAARAYLLFWEDMQEAMERIGRYCAGLDFAGFCANELVVDGVIRNLEVIGEAAKKVPVAVQQLYPQLLWSQMYRMRNRISHEYFGLDLATIWRVATAHPPQNYPDLLLVLAAERARPQQGSA, from the coding sequence ATGGCCGCACGTGCGTACTTACTGTTTTGGGAGGACATGCAGGAAGCAATGGAGCGCATTGGCCGCTACTGCGCCGGGCTGGATTTTGCCGGTTTTTGCGCTAATGAGCTAGTCGTGGATGGCGTGATTCGCAACCTCGAAGTCATTGGCGAAGCCGCCAAAAAAGTGCCCGTTGCGGTGCAACAGCTTTATCCTCAGCTGCTCTGGTCGCAGATGTACCGGATGCGCAACCGCATCTCGCACGAATATTTTGGGTTGGACCTGGCTACTATTTGGCGCGTAGCAACGGCCCACCCTCCGCAAAACTATCCGGATTTGCTGCTGGTGCTGGCTGCCGAGCGGGCGCGTCCGCAACAAGGCAGCGCATAA
- a CDS encoding nucleotidyltransferase family protein: protein MTTTAQQLEATLRALQPLLARQFHVRRLGYFGSFATGQARPDSDVDVLVELAQPLGWEFFELEEMLENALQRRVDLVSIDALKAQLRTKILAETRYVE, encoded by the coding sequence ATGACTACTACCGCCCAGCAGCTTGAAGCCACCTTGCGCGCCTTGCAGCCCCTGCTAGCCCGGCAGTTTCACGTGCGCCGGCTAGGGTACTTCGGGTCGTTTGCCACGGGGCAGGCCCGCCCGGATAGCGACGTGGATGTGCTGGTGGAACTGGCTCAGCCGCTGGGCTGGGAGTTTTTTGAGCTGGAAGAGATGTTGGAAAACGCCCTGCAGCGGCGAGTCGATTTGGTGAGTATAGACGCGCTCAAAGCGCAGCTGCGGACGAAGATTCTGGCCGAAACGCGCTACGTCGAGTAG
- a CDS encoding penicillin-binding transpeptidase domain-containing protein, whose product MQYLEGRRYVVLAIFTLVGLLFASRLFYLQVLDDSYKTAADRNTLQRQVQVPFRGLIYDRHDSLLVSNTPVYDLMVVPREVKHLDSARFCQLMQMPLEDLRLGLRAAKVYSRVRPSPLIQNLSTPELASINDNLINFPGFRVQARMARAYRTQNLAHALGYVGSITPKLLESPKYAHYSPGENVGISGLESYYEPILMGRRGVQYRLVNVRGLDKGAFRGGQFDTLSQAGQDLHLSIDSGLQAYGEKLLAGRRGWIVALDPKTGEILCFVSAPHYEPQLLTGKGSGNRYMDLLRNPDRPLFDRPLMATFPPGSVFKLVNELVAMQMGVVTPATGFPCDQHLVHCTHQHEYPSNVNIAIKQSCNPYFYQVMRAAVVREQSPNKFEDARLGLGQWQKMVKTFGLGEKLGVDMGHEKRGLIPSPEFYDQLRGYHHWNFKTVYSLSIGQGEIGITGLQMANVLATIGNRGWYITPHFVRSVGASGQPLPEFRARHYTAVDTTLFKYLIPGMQQVVDGRGGTGSFASLAQYGISVAGKTGTVQNAHGFDHSTFAAFAPANDPKIAIAVFIENAGFGGTAAAPTAGLMMEKYLRGKVAPSRKRWEDWVMYGDLTKRRH is encoded by the coding sequence ATGCAATACCTGGAAGGCCGGCGCTACGTGGTGCTGGCGATTTTTACGCTCGTAGGGCTGCTGTTTGCCAGTCGGCTGTTTTACTTGCAGGTGCTGGATGACTCGTACAAGACGGCGGCCGACCGCAATACCTTGCAGCGGCAGGTGCAGGTGCCCTTTCGGGGCCTCATCTACGACCGCCACGACTCGCTGCTGGTATCCAACACGCCCGTCTACGACCTGATGGTGGTGCCCCGCGAGGTAAAGCACCTCGACTCGGCCCGGTTTTGTCAGCTCATGCAGATGCCGCTTGAAGACCTGCGGCTCGGCCTGCGCGCCGCCAAAGTGTACTCGCGGGTGCGCCCCTCGCCGCTCATCCAAAACCTGAGCACGCCCGAATTGGCGTCTATCAACGACAACCTGATAAACTTTCCGGGCTTCCGGGTGCAGGCGCGCATGGCTAGGGCCTACCGCACCCAAAACCTGGCCCACGCCCTCGGCTACGTGGGCTCCATCACGCCCAAGCTGCTCGAAAGCCCCAAGTACGCCCACTATTCGCCGGGCGAAAACGTGGGTATCTCGGGCCTCGAATCGTACTACGAGCCCATCCTGATGGGCCGGCGCGGCGTGCAGTACCGGCTCGTGAACGTGCGCGGCCTCGACAAAGGCGCGTTTCGGGGCGGGCAGTTTGACACGCTCTCGCAGGCGGGGCAGGATTTGCACCTCAGCATCGACTCGGGCCTGCAAGCCTACGGCGAAAAGCTGCTGGCCGGTCGCCGGGGCTGGATAGTGGCGCTCGACCCCAAAACCGGCGAAATCCTCTGCTTCGTGTCGGCCCCGCACTACGAGCCGCAGCTGCTGACCGGCAAGGGCTCAGGCAACCGCTACATGGACCTACTGCGCAACCCCGACCGCCCGCTCTTCGACCGCCCGCTGATGGCGACCTTCCCGCCCGGCTCGGTGTTTAAACTGGTTAATGAGTTGGTAGCTATGCAAATGGGGGTGGTCACGCCGGCCACTGGCTTCCCCTGCGACCAGCACCTCGTGCACTGCACCCACCAGCACGAGTACCCGAGCAACGTCAATATTGCCATTAAGCAGAGCTGTAACCCCTATTTCTACCAGGTAATGCGCGCCGCCGTGGTGCGCGAGCAGTCGCCCAATAAGTTTGAGGATGCCCGGCTAGGCCTCGGGCAGTGGCAAAAGATGGTGAAAACCTTCGGGCTGGGCGAAAAGCTGGGCGTGGACATGGGCCACGAAAAGCGCGGCCTCATCCCGTCGCCCGAGTTCTACGACCAGCTGCGCGGCTACCACCACTGGAATTTCAAGACGGTGTACTCGCTCAGCATCGGGCAGGGCGAAATCGGCATCACCGGCCTGCAAATGGCGAATGTGCTGGCTACCATTGGCAACCGGGGCTGGTACATCACGCCGCATTTTGTGCGCAGCGTGGGGGCTAGCGGCCAGCCGCTGCCCGAGTTTCGGGCGCGCCACTACACGGCCGTCGATACCACGCTTTTCAAATACCTCATTCCCGGTATGCAGCAGGTAGTGGATGGGCGCGGCGGCACCGGCTCTTTCGCCAGCCTGGCGCAGTATGGCATTTCGGTGGCCGGCAAAACCGGTACCGTGCAAAACGCGCACGGCTTCGACCACTCTACCTTCGCCGCCTTCGCCCCCGCCAACGACCCCAAAATCGCCATCGCCGTGTTTATCGAAAATGCCGGCTTCGGCGGCACCGCCGCCGCTCCCACCGCCGGCCTGATGATGGAAAAATACCTGCGCGGCAAAGTAGCCCCCAGCCGCAAGCGCTGGGAAGACTGGGTGATGTACGGCGACCTCACCAAACGTCGCCACTAA
- a CDS encoding carboxypeptidase-like regulatory domain-containing protein, which yields MAITTNPFHPATGELLPGYRDAYLRGDLSGTNTELVDAYLKANPTKGGETFQRFHALQAGGHDVRPVGWLQNQLHLIRTEPARFRQRAGALLAVGILVSGAVFAANTSALHPTVGMPAVIEAPVAAAPVADEAASVLESNSLTTVNGRILDENGRPLIGATIIDKLSGRGVSTDAQGKYTLAVPAHKATQLQFGYGGYTEEMVQVTGRGVQNVTLLPRTDRPKKHHWWQF from the coding sequence ATGGCGATAACTACCAACCCTTTTCATCCGGCTACCGGCGAGCTTTTGCCCGGCTACCGCGATGCGTACCTGCGAGGCGACTTATCAGGCACGAATACCGAGCTAGTCGATGCGTACCTGAAAGCTAATCCGACTAAAGGCGGCGAAACATTTCAGCGCTTTCATGCGCTGCAGGCCGGCGGGCACGACGTGCGCCCCGTAGGCTGGCTGCAAAACCAACTGCACCTGATTCGGACCGAGCCCGCTCGTTTCCGGCAGCGGGCCGGCGCACTGCTGGCCGTAGGCATCCTAGTGAGCGGCGCCGTGTTTGCGGCCAATACTTCGGCGCTGCACCCCACGGTAGGCATGCCGGCTGTCATCGAAGCCCCGGTGGCAGCTGCCCCGGTAGCCGACGAGGCAGCCAGTGTGCTCGAAAGCAACAGTCTGACCACCGTAAACGGCCGTATTTTGGACGAGAATGGCCGCCCGCTGATTGGTGCTACTATTATTGACAAACTCAGCGGCCGGGGCGTGAGCACCGATGCGCAAGGCAAATACACCTTAGCTGTGCCTGCACACAAAGCTACCCAGCTGCAATTTGGCTACGGGGGCTATACCGAAGAAATGGTACAGGTAACTGGGCGGGGCGTACAGAACGTGACGCTGCTGCCGCGCACCGACCGGCCCAAAAAACACCATTGGTGGCAATTCTAA
- a CDS encoding glycosyltransferase family 2 protein, which produces MPPLATPTANTAFTGLISVVAPLYNEMDTVAQLVHRVAAVMQQHHYDYELILVNDGSTDRSWQLMQELASHDRHLVAIDLAGNYGQTLSLRAGFAQARGEVIIAMDGDLQHDPAYIPQFISLINEGYDMVGGAKAKRPEGPIATALATTAHGIIRRLSGVQLRYFGATYKAYRSYLVKHVEMLGDAHRFLGALVARKNLRYCEFPIEIHERQFGQSNYKISKLFYVILDLFILRFFIVHSRKPFRLFGLAGLLSLLTGGVLAGQFLIRSIFFGLNIEAHYPLEFIFSLFLIMAGIFLLCFGVLAEIGMYNYYSRRARKPYVVRHLATSAAHEPVRESR; this is translated from the coding sequence ATGCCGCCGCTCGCCACACCCACTGCCAATACTGCCTTCACCGGTCTCATCTCGGTGGTTGCGCCGCTCTATAATGAGATGGACACCGTGGCCCAGCTCGTGCACCGCGTGGCGGCCGTGATGCAGCAGCACCACTACGACTACGAGCTGATACTGGTGAACGACGGCAGCACCGACCGCAGCTGGCAGCTCATGCAGGAACTGGCTAGCCACGACCGCCACCTGGTGGCCATCGACCTGGCCGGCAACTACGGCCAGACGCTGAGTTTGCGCGCCGGCTTTGCCCAGGCGCGCGGCGAGGTGATTATCGCGATGGATGGCGACTTGCAGCACGACCCGGCGTATATCCCGCAGTTTATCAGCCTCATCAACGAGGGCTACGACATGGTGGGCGGCGCCAAGGCCAAGCGGCCCGAGGGGCCGATTGCCACGGCGCTAGCCACCACGGCGCACGGCATCATCCGGCGCTTGTCGGGGGTGCAGCTGCGCTACTTTGGGGCTACCTACAAGGCGTATCGAAGCTACCTGGTGAAGCATGTGGAGATGCTCGGCGATGCGCACCGCTTTCTGGGGGCGCTGGTGGCGCGCAAGAACCTGCGCTACTGCGAGTTCCCGATTGAGATTCACGAGCGGCAGTTTGGCCAGAGCAACTACAAGATTAGCAAGCTCTTCTACGTTATTCTGGACCTGTTTATTCTGCGGTTTTTTATCGTGCACTCGCGCAAGCCGTTCCGGCTGTTTGGGCTAGCGGGGCTGCTGAGCCTGCTCACGGGCGGGGTGCTGGCGGGGCAGTTTTTGATTCGCTCCATCTTCTTTGGGCTCAATATTGAAGCTCACTACCCGCTTGAATTTATTTTCAGCCTGTTCCTGATAATGGCCGGCATTTTTCTGCTCTGCTTCGGCGTGCTGGCCGAGATTGGAATGTATAACTACTATTCGCGGCGCGCGCGCAAGCCCTACGTGGTGCGGCACCTGGCCACCTCGGCTGCCCACGAGCCGGTGCGGGAGTCTCGTTAG
- a CDS encoding carbohydrate deacetylase — MKKLIINCDDFGWDAPATQAILELGAAGQVSSTTVMANFAPAADLRALARLASPTLSVGLHLTLNAGQPLSAASAVPSLVDDKGQFYASSQLWQRYLRGQVRREEIKQEVAAQLRRLAAAGLAPTHADSHQHLHQYPLLGPALLGILRELGVRRVRRLTATGRLDGRGLVLQVFAASSQLALRGFATPGALVSTFSTEAASAAGFRRGVAAAFRQASVVEFMSHPGLSERPGSPLMRVPEYEFWRGGAASEILRELGGELVSYAEV, encoded by the coding sequence TTGAAAAAGCTCATTATCAACTGCGACGACTTCGGCTGGGATGCGCCCGCTACCCAAGCCATTCTGGAGCTGGGCGCGGCCGGGCAGGTGAGCAGCACCACCGTGATGGCCAATTTTGCCCCCGCCGCCGACCTGCGCGCGCTGGCCCGGCTGGCCTCCCCCACCCTCTCGGTGGGCCTGCACCTGACCCTGAACGCCGGCCAGCCGCTGAGCGCCGCCTCGGCCGTGCCCTCGCTGGTGGACGATAAAGGGCAGTTTTACGCTTCCAGCCAGCTGTGGCAGCGCTACCTGCGCGGGCAGGTGCGCCGCGAAGAAATAAAGCAGGAAGTAGCCGCCCAGCTGCGCCGCCTGGCCGCTGCCGGGCTAGCCCCCACCCACGCCGACAGCCACCAGCACCTGCACCAATACCCGCTGCTGGGGCCGGCGCTGCTGGGCATCCTGCGCGAGTTGGGCGTGCGCCGGGTGCGCCGCCTTACGGCCACCGGGCGCCTCGACGGGCGCGGACTGGTGCTGCAAGTTTTTGCCGCGAGCAGCCAGCTAGCCCTGCGCGGCTTTGCCACGCCGGGCGCGCTGGTGAGCACGTTTTCGACCGAGGCGGCCAGCGCCGCGGGCTTTCGGCGCGGGGTGGCGGCGGCGTTTCGGCAGGCTAGCGTGGTCGAGTTTATGAGCCACCCGGGGCTGAGCGAGCGCCCCGGCTCGCCGCTGATGCGGGTGCCGGAATATGAATTTTGGCGCGGCGGTGCGGCTAGCGAAATCCTGCGCGAGCTGGGTGGCGAGCTGGTGAGCTACGCAGAAGTATAG
- a CDS encoding lysylphosphatidylglycerol synthase transmembrane domain-containing protein — protein sequence MRASDDDAPAPAAPAWRRSFALLAKLAFMAAALWLVARHLDLPALGRTLRQARPGWLVLAAALFTLSKLISSVRLNTFFRAVGIQLTERYNLRLYWLGMFYNLFLPGGIGGDGYKVYLLGKEFPGRRGLIFRALLLDRLSGMLALLVLLLALLAVVPAIELRAAGALALPAWWRAVPLALIPLGLALSYVLGRWGFGEFRSAFGRTSWEALGVQGAQVLCAWALLAALGAANGPVLPYLLVFLASSIAAVLPLTVGGLGARELTFLYGAQAFALSAPVAVSVSVLFYVITALVSLVGALVKVERVRPD from the coding sequence ATGAGGGCTAGCGACGACGATGCGCCGGCCCCCGCCGCGCCGGCCTGGCGGCGCTCCTTCGCGCTGCTGGCCAAGCTGGCCTTTATGGCGGCGGCCCTGTGGCTGGTGGCCCGCCACCTCGACCTGCCCGCCCTGGGCCGCACCCTGCGCCAGGCCCGGCCGGGCTGGCTAGTTCTGGCGGCGGCGCTGTTCACGCTCTCGAAGCTCATCTCCTCGGTGCGGCTCAACACGTTTTTTCGGGCCGTCGGCATTCAGCTCACCGAGCGCTACAACCTGCGCTTGTACTGGCTGGGCATGTTCTACAACCTGTTTTTGCCCGGCGGCATCGGCGGCGACGGCTACAAGGTATATCTGCTGGGCAAGGAGTTTCCGGGGCGGCGCGGCCTCATTTTTCGGGCCTTGCTGCTCGATAGACTCAGCGGCATGTTAGCCCTGCTGGTGCTATTGCTGGCGCTGCTGGCCGTGGTGCCCGCCATCGAGCTGCGTGCGGCGGGCGCGCTGGCCCTGCCCGCGTGGTGGCGCGCCGTGCCGCTGGCGCTCATCCCGCTAGGGCTGGCGCTGAGCTATGTGCTGGGCCGCTGGGGCTTTGGCGAGTTTCGTTCGGCCTTCGGACGCACCTCCTGGGAGGCGCTGGGCGTGCAGGGTGCGCAGGTGCTGTGCGCCTGGGCGCTGCTGGCGGCGCTGGGGGCGGCTAATGGGCCGGTGCTGCCCTACCTGCTGGTATTTCTGGCGTCGAGCATCGCGGCGGTGCTGCCGCTCACGGTGGGCGGGCTGGGCGCGCGCGAGCTCACGTTTCTGTACGGTGCCCAGGCTTTTGCGTTGAGTGCACCGGTGGCGGTGAGCGTGAGCGTGCTGTTTTACGTCATCACAGCCCTGGTATCGCTGGTGGGCGCGCTAGTAAAAGTAGAGCGGGTGCGGCCTGACTAA